TGCTCCGAGCCGCACTCCGAACACCATGGTTATCATTTCGGGGCATTTTTCATTTCCCTTATGCTTTggttgaattttaatttgattttattgtgTGTGATCTCTTTGGGGcccaacttttttttggggcacaAACCGACCTTGGCCATAATCTGGCAAAAGTACACATAAATATGTCAAGTGCCAAAAGTGCGAGTGGAGTGGCTCGCGCCATAGGCGGTCCCCGTCGGGTCTGCTGTGCCGTGGCCATAAAACGGAATAAACGTTTATGTTTATGATTATAATTGGGGTGTTTTTTCCAGTGCTGCGCAGCGCTGTGTGTCGACAGTTCTTTAAGTGTGCGATTGGAACCCGTCAACCAGGGTCCCACCAAGCTGTGATTGTCATGGAGGCGAAGAGGCTCGTAGATAATTTTGAATTATACTGCCAGGAATATCGAAATAAACTTAATAAAAGCCTTGGCATATGGTggataaaaataaaagctgtaAATATTCCTCTTCGTCTGTATAGTCAAAGAGTTATAGAGGGTTGCTCTGATCCGCAGCTCCTGAGAAACGCATGCCCATATCAATTGGATATGGATTCGCTGCCATTAAATCATTTAACAATTGTTTAGTCATTATATTTAACAAAGATCTATGGGTGTGGAGCCCTCAAACCATTCGTTTTTATTACCCTGCGAAGCACACTcaataaataatcaaaacTTAATGAACTGACAGCGATTTATACAGCggcagcaagaacaacaatttTCGGGAATTATGTATGTCTAATTTGCTATGAAATCATAAACTCATAAAATCAACAAAGCAAAGTTCGTGGAGATGCCGCAGATGCTGGCGATGCCCACCCGCGGTTTTAACCGCTCGCGACAGGAAGGCACTGATTTGGAAAATCTAAAAAAGTGTTTCCCCCCCTTTCCGACTACTCCCGGACACACCCGCACCCCTGCAAcatgggggaggggagtgAGCAATAATCAAGGGAGCAATCTTTAAGGTTACAACGAAATCAGTTCGTGGGGCGCCCATCAGACGCCAGTGCCGTTGGTCATTTTCACATTCGCACGCCGCTTCCGCAAGTtttttctctccttctctctggGCGGAACTGGTCCTGGGTAAGGTCCCTTGGCATGGCGGTCATTGCCGCCCCCGGATctaattttcaataaataatatccatttatatttattatataggAGTAAggaaggatggatggatggatggatggagtaAGGAAGGCCTGCCCTCAAAgtaattttcataaatatataattttggtgtaatatttattatttattgtttgttgAGCGTGTACCCCTTATGATGGTATTCTACAGAACTTCTATATTGAGCAGATCACGAAAAAAGAGGATTCTTGGCCATGGCTTACACTATTTCCGCTCTTTCTACATACCTTCGAGTATAacttttgtatttattgtacgGTCATACCAGATCTTTGAGTATATATTTCGCCacgtccaagccactctgaaATACTACCCTCTATACCATTATTCGGTAATGTTGGCTTCCCTTTTTTACTGTTCAccctacaaaaatatttacgcATGTGCTGGTGTGCGGTATAGAATCAATCTGTGACCTTCTGCCCTCGGCTTTGGGGTCTGGCTGCCACTCTGTCTGTGGCTTGTTTACTGACCGTAGCCTGCTTTTGGACGCTCGCAGCGGAAATGAATTATCACCCGCTAAATGGGCGCGAACATCATTATTATGGCCGCAGCAAAAGCATTTTGTTGCTgggatttgtttttttttgttgttcttttaaGGAAGAAAAATGGCCCTGAACATTGGAGGTTTTATTAAAACCCGGGAGCGGCTACAGCTGTGGGATTACCTACTGGACATGTCGCTGCATCTGCGCTGTGTCAATCTTCCTTAGGTCAGGCGTCAAGCCCTCTTTAACAGGCGGGCACATCGCCCGGAGCCAGCCCAGATGGCCAGGTGGAGCCAGTAAGGAAGGGGTCAGGGGGTCACTCCATTATTTCCATATGTCGTGCGTTAATTGCCGTACATGCTGGCCAGCCCTGGGGGCTCTGGGCTGCGTGAGATTTATGGTCCGCCAAATGGGGCGACAAAGTGACAAGTGCCTTAAGCTCTCGTTTTGCATGGAATTATAAGGTAGGGAGTCACTTATAGCTGGGATTTTGTACACGAGAGTGGCCGTTaatcataaatttcaattaaatgtgTAAAAGATAGTTCCAGTTCTAATGGAACTCTCATAGCCGATCACTGTTTGGGGTAGCCTTTTGGGGTATGCCAGTCACTGATGGCCTGGTGCCAACACTCCTTTAATGTCCCCCCCATTTAGCAGAGAGCGAAACCCATCTCCGGGCGCATCTCAGGGGATCTCTCACCCAAAGCCACAGCCTGTGGTGCTTGGACGTCTGACTGAAAAGGGGCGGAGAGAAGTAGAAGATGCCCCCACTTTCTGTccaataataattataatttatgcgCAAGCACAGAAAATAAAGCCACAGACACAAGCCTcaactgtaaataaaattgtgaaaggAACTGTGAAGGAAACTACGACAGTTTCGTGCATGAAACTGTGGAGGGAACtgtgactgggactgggagtgtACGTTTAATTTAACGCTTGTCTACTGAGCTGTTTCTGCCACTGCAAATTATAGATCTGTCGCCCTGTCTCTCACTTTTTAGTTATCATGGTCTgtgcgtatgtatgtatgtacatatctccaAGGACGGCACCAATTGGAGTTGGACAAGTTGTCGCCGCCCCGTCAATGTTTTTGGGAAGTAGTCAGACACGGGTCGGGAGGGGATTGGGTGGGGAACAAAACTAATTAGGATAATGCCCAACTCCAGAAGTCGTGAGTGGAAAATGCAACTTCAAATCTCAAACTTTGAAAGGGAAACCCAGAGAAAACGCTGCATGAGGCTGCAATTAATCAAAGGGGGCCAGGATAGGAATTTAAATCAACGAATATTCCAGGCCAGCGTTGACTTGGACTTCGACTATATCAATGTCAAAAGTGAAGGAAATACTTGTGGGGTGGGACAGGGTCAAGAAGCGCACTCAAGGGTGCCCATATATCTTCCATCGCATGTTGGCTGCTGTGTGAGAATGAAAAATTGTCTGatacatttaaattgaatatccacttcttttttgtttttcttctttttttttgttttttcgaaCGCTATTGCTTCTTCGATCTGctgttaaaaataaaactcgaTGCCGATTtgtaaaaactatttttataaCGAAAACAGCAAAATCTGAAGACAAAGAGGATGGACGTACCGTTCTTAAAgttaaacaaatttattgtgATGATGTGCGAGAAATTGAATGAAGATTTGATTTGGCTTCCAAACCGATTTCTGTCTTAATTCGTTTTCTTTTCGCACTTAAGATGTGAAACATCAAAAAACTGAACAACATTTTGGAATTCTTTATACTTAAACTGATTGTTCTTCTTattgaaaattattatttgttaCCTTTGGGCTTGAAGGTCAAAGGTTGACGTACAAGCAACAAATAATTTGGAGTTTCGCCCATTTGAATGTTTTTTAATAGAATCTAGAGAAAAGGTGATGTTTGGGGAATTGTATTATTAGGAAAATATCGAAATAAGGTGTGAATGAAAGGACGGTTTTCCAGGAGGAATTATTGGAGTTTGCCATAGTGGGAACATAGTGGGAATGAGTTGTTTTTTTAACTAAGAACTAAAGCGAACTAAATTAattattctttttttgggaCATTCGTTTCGTTGACAGATATTTCGCCACTTAGAGCGTCCCGCGGAAGTGCAACGTCTTACCGATTTGAAGGATGTGGTCAAGAGCCAAAGGGAACGCTTCATGAGCGCCATATTAAACAACACCGAAGTGAACAATCTCAATGAGCTGTTGTCCTTTGAGCTGGCCAAATATGAAGCGGTTAGCATACGATTTGTCGATCCCATTGGTTCTATTTAAATTTTCGATATTTTGTTGGGGGGGCCTGCAGGCTGTTCAAAAGGCGGCCGAAGGGGGCCTGCTTATAGTCGCCGATAAAGACTTCCCAGAGCCGTACGAGCGATGGAGCATACTGCAGGCTGTGTTCTTCTCATCGACTGTGTTAACCACCATAGGTAGGTCATCGAAAGGCCGCTGCCTTTCTGAGGCATTCAAAAGCACTCAAAATGATCGAATTTCAGGATATGGCAACATTGTGCCAGTGACTACCGGCGGACGGGTATTCTGCATTTGCTTTGCCCTCATCGGCATACCCTTCACGCTCACGGTGATAGCCGACTGGGGTCGGCTCTTTGCCACCGCCGTCTCAGTGTTTGGAAAACATATGCCCAGTAAGTGTATTACAGATTACTGTGGACTTTTTACAGCATATATTTTATCTGTCATTCATCCCATTTAGCCAAGCCAAAGTTTACCAATTTCATAGGAAAGACCTGGTTCTACGCCATTCTGGCTGTTGGCTTCTTGGGTGTCTATCTGGCCGCCGGTGCGggtctgctcctgctctggGAAGATGATTGGACCTTCTTCGATGGCTTCTACTTTTGCTTCATTACCATGACCACCATTGGGTTCGGAGACCTGGTGCCAAGTAGGTGTTAGAACATGCACCtatgtatatacataaattGACTGTGTTTGCTTTGCAGAGAAACCCAACTATATGCTGCTCTGTACTCTGTACATTCTCATTGGCCTGGCCCTGACATCGACGATTATCGAGCTGGTGAGGCGTCAGTATGCCACCAGTTGGGCCAAGTTGCAGGTGAGCTGGGGGCACCGTAATCGAGAAAATTGCGAGAGTGTTACATTTGATACTCGTTACTTGATTTTGCAGGAACTTTCCGGTCCCATGGCGGAGACTTTGCGTCGCTTGGGTGAGACAGCCGGCACGGGTCTGGACTATGCAGCGCTCCAAAAAGTCTTGACCGTAAGTATTTCCCCTCCAAACAGTCCACAAAATAATATTGTTGCCCCATTTTACAGGTTTCCATGCCGAAGTGGAACAGCAAGAAGAACGACCACAGCCCGGATATTGCTGCGCTTGAGGCTATCACCAATGCCATTCTAAAAGAGGTGAAGGAGGCACAAAATAATAAGCCCAAGGTTCTGCAAATTGTCATCTACGAGTCCTCTGTCTAAGGACTATGTAGAATAAGAGAAGGCTAGAGAGAGAGCTTCCACCAATAATCTACAGCATAATCTTCGGGCCACAgcaaaaatatcagaaaatatCACAGTTACGATTAGTTAGGCTTGAATTGAGTTGAAGGTTGAGGGTTGCCATTGGTGACAGTGGGCACTAGCTAAAGCGTACCACTGCCAGACTTCCATAAGTTAATGTCTGTACATATAGCTATTATATAGTCAAATGTCTAGGCAATAATATTGCTCATACGTACTGAGATCACAGcatacatacttacatactataattaattatttatttaaaggcGGGGAAAGTGATTcaatatatattaataaatacatacgcATACactatatatagatataaatattttttttgtttaatgttAACCATTAGCTTAAGTTATCAATAACATTATTAGTACCTCTTGTCCATGTGATGTATAAATGTCATCTCTAAAATAAATCAGAAGAAAAACATGCAAAATGAATGATAGTTCTTGGCTTGGAGAGTGTCCAGGGTAGCAGGTAACAGGTAACACCCCAGGCAAACAGcttcgctctcgctctctcggtTCTGTGCGCTCTTACTATCCGCATGTCGCTCACCGTTTTCTTGGCATGTAAGCTAGAATTAGTTTCGGATCCAACACCATTTCAACCGGCCGATATACCAGAATCACCAAATATAcgacatacatatacgtatacaTATTGGAACCCACCTGCATTTCTTATAATTGCGTCTAGATGCGCCCCCCTACAAACAAAGAATAGAATAAACTTTTTTGATTGATTCCAGATTAATTTAAGCAGATGGATTACCGATTCCTGTTACagctacatatattttatccGAAAACATACAAAAGTTCTCTGTCAAAACCATGATGAATATAAAAATAGCTCCATCTGGTATAGAAAGGAACAGATTCAATGATCAATTCTAACCTTAGCTTTGTCCATTCTTTCGGCACAAGAACCAAGCTTCTTATGAAGCTTTGGCCAAACTGTTGACAAGGGAAAGCTCTCAAAGCTGCCTCTTTCAAGTTGAACTTTCAGTtgaagcaaagcaaagcccaCGCCGCAAGAAAGTTCCCGTTAAATTTGAAACTTTGAACAGCGCGGAATAGGGCGGTCGAGCTCGTAGCGATTATGCACATCATATGATCCAATCCGagccaaaccgaaccgaaccgattccgattcggatccctcctcgtcgtcgtttttgttgtgtgtgctgtgtgtttgATTTTTGCTGGACTGTCATTGTTGGCTATAAAAGTCGTTCGCACTGTCGGGGGTCGCTAGTCCCCCAGCGAGGAGGGTCCCAGAAGTGTGCGACGTCGGTTCATCATTTGTGatttatacatttttgctACCCCTACTGTCATGTCATTGTGTGGGttgatttttgtataatttttgtcttacattttttttttttgtggaggGGCAGTCTCCGCCATTTGGGGGCGCATTGGTCAGTTGTACGCTGGACGAGCAGCGACAAACATCCGGTTACCGGTAATCCAATATCCGATCTGACATAGAGTGCCCCGCCATCAATCTAATCGCGCATGGAAATCTTCTAAGGCTTCCAGACTCCGGCTCgtggtgttttgttttgtttggtttttgtttttttgcactAGTGAGATAAACTGATCTGAATCCTGGCCAAAACTATGGAAGTGCTAAAGAAAGACGCCGCCATGGGCTCCCCGAGCAGCGTCTTCtatttcctgctgctgcccacccTGGTCCTGTGGTACATATACTGGCGTCTGTCCCGGGCCCATCTCTACAGGCTGGCCGGACGACTGCCGGGCCCGCGTGGCCTGCCCATCGTGGGACACCTGTTCGACGTGATTGGACCCGCTTCATGTAGGTGTTGATCGATCGGATAACGTGATTAAGTGGGATTTTGCACCGTTTGATTGCCTTTGATTGCAGCTGTTTTCAAAACAGTGATCCGGAAGAGCGCCCCCTTTGAACATATTGCCAAAATGTGGATCGGTCCCAAGCTGGTAGTCTTCATCTACGACCCCCGCGACGTGGAGCTACTGCTCAGCAGTCATGTGTACATTGACAAGGCCTCCGAGTACAAGTTCTTCAAGCCCTGGCTTGGAGATGGTCTGCTGATCAGCACAGGTGAGGTGGAACTTGGGATGGAATGGGGGTGGTGCCACTTGTGGGGCTTAAGCTaatcataaattaattaaacgaTTTGTAAGCCTGTCAGTTGGCAGAACAGTGCCTCAGTAAATTGCGTCTATCAATAAAATCAACGCCACTGGGGGGCTGCTGTATATCCATCTCTTTCCCAACATTGTGACACTCTTCCAACTCCCAACACTTTTCCAACACTCTCTCTAAATACAACTGCATATTTGACAGGTCAAAAATGGCGCTCGCATCGCAAACTAATCGCACCCACATTCCATTTGAATGTCTTGAAGAGTTTCATCGAGCTGTTCAACGAGAACTCTCGCAATGTGGTGCGGAAGCTGCGTGCGGAGGATGGACGCACATTTGATTGTCATGATTACATGAGTGAGGCGACTGTGGAGATTCTATTGGGTAAGTTAAATACACACCACTgaccagcactgacatgtgaTTACACAAAAGTACAGTCAACTCACACGCATTCGCACTCGCACACTCGATTCGGTTTCAGACACAACCAATTCCGCTTCAAACACATTTAATTCCCAGCCTCATTCTACAAtgtatgcgtatgcgtgtgTCCATATCACATTCACATATAggtatatacaatatatacatgGTACTATATGCCACAATTGAGCGCAGACCCATTTCCCTATATATTGTACTCCTACAGCTCGcacaaatccaaatcaaaaATGTCTTTTTGTTGTCCATTTACCGCTTTTGTCATTCCGTACAATGGACAcaaaagatatatatgtatatatatatttgactAGACAGGTGTATACATATGATCCCTCCCCTAATCCAACTCAAACCGTAACCAAATTATACCAATTCCCTGGACCAAACTGCTGAAACTCCTGGGTCCCAGGACCTTCCCAAACTATCGTATTTCTCCCCCAATTCATTCCCTGCAGACGGACTTTTATTGTATCTAAATCGAGCACTTTTTCGGTGTACGAATAGTGGGGAACACATTAATGAGTATGATCTTCGTATTAGCCTATTGCAAGATTCAATTTTGGATTTCACTTAAATTTTCTCAAAGCATTTATATGGGGAGTGGACTGGGTCTGATACATCCTTGGCCGACCATACGATAGAGCCAATCAGATGCCTGCAGTCCCTAGCAGCATTCCATCCATTTATCTATCTATAGGAAAATCATTAAAGTATCGCCAGGCAATAGACTTAACGCCAGACACGTTTCGTGGTTGGGAAAAAAGTGAAACTGCCACCCAGAGTGGGACAGTTGGCCTGCTGCCCGCTACTGTATGCAGATACACGGCCAAATGTTAATGACATTGTCGCTTTGTTAGCTGAAAACTGCAACCGATTTCGGATTGATTTCTAGGCCATTGCATAATCCAGTGGCAgtcgcagacgcagacgcagcaCTACCTTCGCCCCATCAATTGAAATGCAGCCAAAACCCTAGCCGAGATTTGAGAGAGagggctcctcctccactgAGCTGGGACGGGCCGAGCAATTAAAGGCACGTCGCATTGCCATTAAGCGGCTTAATCAGGAAAATTTGAATGCAACTGCGGCCCGTCTGCGATATGCCtgttgaggctgaggctgaggctgaggcgaGGTTGATGTtcctgttgccgctgctgctgatggggGTCTGACGCAAACGGGCAATTAGCAATTAAGACTTGAACAACAGCAGAACAAATAATTTGAATGAAAAACTGGGAAAATTTGTGCGCTATGAAGAAAAATGGGgaaggaaaagccaaagccaaatgtCATTGCATAATCAGTACTTCCCTTGGCGAAATTAGTTCGAAATTAGTTTTACCTATCAGTACAATAAACAATGTACTTGTAGTGCAGTGGATCAAAAGGCATTTCCGTTTATAGTAAATATATGGACCCAAGGCTCTTCCTCCGACATATGTTAAATAGTGGATCGACAGTATCAATGATAATGTGGGAGTGTTCGAATAGAATCAAATTCCATGCGGAATTCTACTCTACACTCGGATGGAGCATGTGCCTGCGCCCCCAGTTATAGATCTATTTATGCATTGTATTTACAATTAGAAAGCCGGGACAGAAGTGGGGGCTCAGCCAGCCGCCTGTTGTGTGATTGTTAAGTTCAATTGGCGCTTGGGTCAGTCGAGTGCATTCCACTTCCCCCGTACATGGACAGGGATTGAAACTGCGCGGCTTTGTGGGAGACGCTCAATGATACCCTGATTCAGATTGTGATTCTAATTCCGATTCCGTTTGGGCCCGTTCCAGAGACAGCCATGGGCGTGTCGAAGAAGACACAGGACAAGTCCGGATTCGAGTACGCGATGGCGGTGATGCGGATGTGCGATATACTCCATGCCCGGCACCGGAGCATCTTTCTGCGCAACGAGTTCGTCTTCACCCTGACGCGCTACTACAAGGAACAGGGGCGTCTGCTCAGTATTATACATGGCCTTACCACCAAGGTCATTCGCAGCAAGAAGGCGGCCTTCGAGCAGGGCACTCGAGGATCTCTGGCCCAGTGCGAGCTCAAGGCGGCCGCcctagagagagagcgcggaCAGGAACAGAAGCAGGAACAGGCGGAGATGGGCTCAGCAGGCGGGGGGAAGGCTGCTGGCGAGGGCACACCTGTCGCTGGGCTCTCCTACGGCCAGTCCGCGGGCCTCAAGGACGACCTAGACGTGGAGGACAACGACATTGGGGAGAAGAAGCGACTGGCCTTCCTCGACCTGATGCTGGAGAGCGCCCAGAACGGAGCCCTCATCACGGACACGGAGATCAAGGAGCAGGTGGATACGATTATGTTCGAGGGCCATGACACCACCGCAGCCGGCTCGTCCTTCTTCCTCTCACTGATGGGCATACACCAGGAAATCCAGGACCGCGTGATTGCCGAGCTGGACGGCATCTTCGGGGACTCCCAGCGCCCGGCCACGTTCCAGGACACGCTAGAAATGAAATACCTGGAGCGCTGCCTGATGGAAACGCTGCGCATGTACCCCCCAGTGCCGCTGATCGCCCGCGAGTTGCAGGAGGATCTGAAGTTGAACTCTGGCGACTACGTTATACCGCGCGGAGCCACGGTGACGGTGGCCACTGTTCTGTTGCATCGCAATCCCAAGGTCTACACCAATCCCAATGTCTTCGATCCGGACAACTTTCTGTCCGAGCGTCAGGCCAACCGACATTACTATGCCTTTGTCCCCTTCTCCGCGGGACCACGCAGCTGTGTGGGTAAGTACTGCTGATATGCTGGGACGCTgctcaaaaatcaaaaatcgatcgataattatcgatagaCATCCCAGCCTTTGTATGGACTTTCCTGCCACAGCCCGAACTAATCTTCTCTCTTATTTCGATTTCCCCATTAAGGGCGCAAGTATGCCATGCTCAAGCTCAAAATTCTACTCTCGACTATATTGCGGAACTATCGCGTCTACTCGGACCTCAGTGAGTCGGACTTCAAGCTCCAGGCGGATATCATACTGAAGCGTGAGGAGGGCTTTCGTGTGCGTCTCCAGGCCAGATGAGCAGCACaaacaattttccaaaaaaaacccaaaaaaggGCAACTTttccatacatatatctctacTTTTTCGCAAGTGATAGTCACCGGTTAATAcagtaataataatacaatttgttCAACACTCGATTTATTGAAAAAGTTTAGAATaatgtttgcttgtttttttttttaatttttgtttggtcGCATTTGAAGAAACCACTATCATCTCcatttaaatgtatttgtttttgtgtattttaatACGTAATTATGCATAACGACTCTTTGTGCAATGATTTTGACAATAAATCCTCGGTGTAATTATAATATCGATTAGTCGATCGCTTATCGATTGCGTTGCACGtgataaatatatttatttttttttataattaatcaTTTATTCATACATAACTTTCAAACAATGAAGCACACCTTGTGATATTTTGACATGTTACAGgtggtatatgtatgtattcgtGTGTGTTTACAGAagtgtgttgttttttgtagGTGTACTTGAGCATTAAGGTGGAATTTGACACATTGGGCCAGGGTTGCTTGGGGATTAGTTAGTGTGTTTAGTGTGTCGGCCTGCCCAATGCCAATCTGAAATCGATGCGTTTGTTGGGATCATATTTTTCCAATCGCCCTTTGAGTGTACAGTTGTGTATCGTATGTTTTGGAAAACTATGCCTAAACGCATCGATTTGTCCACCCTCTTGGCAATTAAATCTTCATGTTAAGTGCTCCAGTGTGTTGATATTTCTCGCCAGCCAGCATCAGCACTTGCAACAGCACCAACATTGGTTTCTTGGTCTTGATGTGCATGTGTTTTGATtagatttaaaattttgaCATTGTTTCTAGTCTGTGCTTGGGTTTGCCCTATGTTCCATTCTTCATCCTTGTTTTCTATTCAATTGGGTGTCagtgtctgtttctgtgttggctgcaattttgaaatttttttaagGATCCATATAGCAGAATATTGAAAGAAAAGCAAGCATTGGCATATTATACTGAAAGATCCTGCATAATACAAGCATAGGCAATGAAACAAACCAACAATCTACGATATGCCCGAGAAGGTAATCCCGGCTTGGGATGGCAAAGCAGTACCAGCGAAAagttaagcaaaaaaaaaaaagaagtgaaACTTATTTACTTGCATTGTAGCTTGCATTGGAGCTTTAGATGTCAGCAAACGCTGACGGCGGCTTTATGGACATAGACTTCGGGGTCGAGGTCTTCATTTCCGCCTTTGGTGAGCCTTTCTCAGTGTTCTGGGGTCCCAGAATGTTGTTCCGAATGTTGTTGCGTTTGCGACGAGGACGTCCGCCCGGCTTGGTGGCGGAGTCCGGCACGGAGTTGTCGCCACCAGCGCCGATGGCTCCATTTTTCGACGATGCTGCACCTTTGGCCCGATTGCGACGACGAGTGCCATTGCCAGAGCGCTTGCATCTCGGCTTGATGGTCGTTTTGCTGGGGTCGTAGTAGCTGTCCAGAAGGTCCAGCAGCTCGGCCGTTTCCTCGGTCTTCAGCGAATCAATCGCTGTCAAAACCAGCTCCAAACCCGGCTTGCGCTTATCAGACCAAATGGCCTTTAAAGACTTCAGGGTAAAGCCATGTTCGGCCAGCGCAATGCGGTACTTTACGGCACGGACACGATAGTTGAGAGTGGTGCGGAAATAG
The sequence above is a segment of the Drosophila pseudoobscura strain MV-25-SWS-2005 chromosome X, UCI_Dpse_MV25, whole genome shotgun sequence genome. Coding sequences within it:
- the LOC4814719 gene encoding TWiK family of potassium channels protein 7 — translated: MPVKTGVNGGDYDSQDEASTELLEKLKHLDRRVDAVEGGGSGGLCGRRSSCWQSVKWKSALNHIGLLVSLSIYCGVGGLIFRHLERPAEVQRLTDLKDVVKSQRERFMSAILNNTEVNNLNELLSFELAKYEAAVQKAAEGGLLIVADKDFPEPYERWSILQAVFFSSTVLTTIGYGNIVPVTTGGRVFCICFALIGIPFTLTVIADWGRLFATAVSVFGKHMPTKPKFTNFIGKTWFYAILAVGFLGVYLAAGAGLLLLWEDDWTFFDGFYFCFITMTTIGFGDLVPKKPNYMLLCTLYILIGLALTSTIIELVRRQYATSWAKLQELSGPMAETLRRLGETAGTGLDYAALQKVLTVSMPKWNSKKNDHSPDIAALEAITNAILKEVKEAQNNKPKVLQIVIYESSV
- the Cyp4g15 gene encoding cytochrome P450 4g15, encoding MEVLKKDAAMGSPSSVFYFLLLPTLVLWYIYWRLSRAHLYRLAGRLPGPRGLPIVGHLFDVIGPASSVFKTVIRKSAPFEHIAKMWIGPKLVVFIYDPRDVELLLSSHVYIDKASEYKFFKPWLGDGLLISTGQKWRSHRKLIAPTFHLNVLKSFIELFNENSRNVVRKLRAEDGRTFDCHDYMSEATVEILLETAMGVSKKTQDKSGFEYAMAVMRMCDILHARHRSIFLRNEFVFTLTRYYKEQGRLLSIIHGLTTKVIRSKKAAFEQGTRGSLAQCELKAAALERERGQEQKQEQAEMGSAGGGKAAGEGTPVAGLSYGQSAGLKDDLDVEDNDIGEKKRLAFLDLMLESAQNGALITDTEIKEQVDTIMFEGHDTTAAGSSFFLSLMGIHQEIQDRVIAELDGIFGDSQRPATFQDTLEMKYLERCLMETLRMYPPVPLIARELQEDLKLNSGDYVIPRGATVTVATVLLHRNPKVYTNPNVFDPDNFLSERQANRHYYAFVPFSAGPRSCVGRKYAMLKLKILLSTILRNYRVYSDLSESDFKLQADIILKREEGFRVRLQARFFRYFENGRSLTEVKAYFMSFLVLSTMGRKPFGLHFEQGTRGSLAQCELKAAALERERGQEQKQEQAEMGSAGGGKAAGEGTPVAGLSYGQSAGLKDDLDVEDNDIGEKKRLAFLDLMLESAQNGALITDTEIKEQVDTIMFEGHDTTAAGSSFFLSLMGIHQEIQDRVIAELDGIFGDSQRPATFQDTLEMKYLERCLMETLRMYPPVPLIARELQEDLKLNSGDYVIPRGATVTVATVLLHRNPKVYTNPNVFDPDNFLSERQANRHYYAFVPFSAGPRSCVGRKYAMLKLKILLSTILRNYRVYSDLSESDFKLQADIILKREEGFRVRLQAR